The following nucleotide sequence is from Bacteroidota bacterium.
TTTAAGCACTTCTATTAATTCGCTTAAAATCATTGCGGTAGCACCCCAAACCATTTCATTTTTTACATTGAAGTAGGGAGTAGAAAACTCCTTACTTTGGATGATCAGATTTCTATAATGCACCTCTGGCTTCAATAAATCTTTAATGCTTGCAGGAATCAGGTAGTCAACTTCAGATTTGTCAATTAAAAATTCCGGAGTGTGCATTGCAAATGCAATAAATGGATGTACTACGAATCGACTAACCGGAATGTAAAGCGGTGAGAGAGCACCGATGAATTCAATCAGGTCCGGATTAATGCCTACTTCTTCCATACTCTCTCTGAGGGCAGTTCCGTAAAGATTCTGATCGGTTTTTTCTGCTTTTCCACCCGGAAAGCTTACCTGGGCGCTATGGTGTCCATTGTAGGATGGCCTTTTTATCAGAATTGTTTCAAGCCTATCCTCCCTATTTGGGTACAATAAAATAAGCACTGCTGCAGGAATTGGGTTTTCTACTTCGTTAGGGAATAGGTGGCGCGATTCAGGGATCATGCGATGATGAGCCTGTTTACCTGGTAAACCTTCTTCAAGCCTCTGTTGTATGGTCTTAATTAAACCATCCATTTAACTATAGCGTAATGATTTTACCGGTTGTATGCGCGAAACAATTAATACAGGCAACATCATAAAGAGGAAAATAACTGCCAGAGCTGCGGCATTGATTATTAAAAAGTGCCCTATATTGATATTGACAGGTGCATAATCAATAAAATACGATGCCTGATCGAGACGGATAAGATGGTATTTATCTTGAAGGTATAAGATGACAAGGGCAATAATATTCCCGAAAAACATACCTTTCAAAATAAGATATAAAGCTTGGTATAAAAATATTTTACGCATCGAAGCATTGGAGGTACCCAAGGCTTTAAGAAGGCCAATAGAAAAGGTACGGTCGAGTATTAAAATGATAAGACCCGATACCATGTTGAGGATGGATACACAAACCATCAGAATAAGAATTACCCATACATTCATGTCGAGTAAAGAGAGCCAATCGAATATTTGAGGATATCGTTGCTTAATGCTTTTCACCTCGAGTTTGCCACCTTCGTCATTGAAACGGTATTCGACTTCTTCCTTGATAAGATAAGTCATCTGATCAATTTCCTTAAAATCATCGATCATTATTTCATACCCGCCAACAATTGATGAATCCCAGTTGTTTAGACGCTGTATATGTCCAATATCGGCGAGCATAATCTGCATGTCGAACTGTTCGAGACTGGTTTTATAGAGTGCACATACTTTAAATCGACGCATGCGGGGCTTATCGTCGATAAAAAACATAGCGAACTCTTCGTTTAGTTCAAGTTGGAGCATGTTGGCCAGCTTTTCAGAGATCACCACCTCGTTGGTGCGTACCGAATCGTTCACAGTAAAATGTGTGCCCTGGGTAATGTGCTTTTCGAAAAATGCCCAGTTGAAATCCTCGCCTACACCTTTTACCACAACACCCTGAACATCGTTTTTAGTTTTTATCATGCCTGGTTTTGTGGCAAAAACTTGTATATGATCTATTCCGGGCATTTTTGACAGTTCGGGTAAAAAGGCTTGTTGTTTTTTAATGGCTGAGGTTTCAAATGAATTGTTCAGATCGTAATTGGTAATTTGAATGTGATTGGCAAAACCGATTACTCTTTTTTGAATTTCCTGCTTAAAACCTGTAACGGTTGCAACTGCTATGAGCATTACTGCCAGGCTCATAGCAATGGCAATAACCGATAGCCTGATGATAGGCATTGTATGTTTTTTATTGCCGCGCTGGCTGTGCACAAACCGGCGTGCAATATAGAATTCAGTATTCATTCGTTTTTAAAAGCTTTGTTCAAAAGTAGTAAATTTGAACCTTAGATATTGTTGTAGGTAAAAGTATATTTGGCAGATTTGAATGAGTGCAAGTCGATTATGCTTAATAACATTCGAAAAATGCTGCAAAGATATCATGAGGCAGTCTGAAAGGAAAATAATATGTCTGATAACCCAAGTGCTTTGCTGGAAAATTCATTTTTCAGAACGAGATCTTTTCTAAGATTATTTGCAATAGTTTTTGTTGTTGTGAGTTCAGCATGGTTTTGCGCTTGGGCATACTCACAGCCTACTATCCGTCCTGGAGCTTTTCGCATTTCGGAGTACCTACCTCTGGTGAAAGGAAAAAATGTGGCTGTGGTGTGCAATTATGCCTCCAAGGTAAATAGCACTCATTTGGTTGATACACTTTTGTTTTACAGCAGGCAAGAAGGTACAGCTTTCTCTGTTAAAAGGGTTTTTTCTCCCGAACATGGTTTCTCAGGCACCTATGATGCCGGTAGTAAGGTCGATGGAGCTTTAATGTTGTATGATTCAGTTCCGGTTGTTTCTTTGTATGGAAGTAAAACCAAACCTTCGAAAAGTGATTTGCAGGATATAGAGATCGTATTGTTCGATTTACAAGATGTTGGGGTTCGGTTTTATACTTATATATCCACTCTGCATTATGTAATGCAGGCTTGTGCAGAAGAAGGAATTAAACTGGTTGTGCTCGATCGCCCCAACCCTCATATTCAATATGTCGATGGACCAGTTCTTGAAATGAAGTTCAATTCTTTTGTTGGTATGCATCCAGTGCCAATAGTATATGGTATGACCATTGGTGAATATGCCAATATGATCAACGGAGAAGGATGGCTTGGTGAAAATATGAAATGCACACTGAAGGTAATTGAGATTGGGAACTATTGGCGGCATTCGCGTTATAGTTTTCCCGAAAAACCTTCACCGAATTTGCCTGACATGCGTTCGGTTATGCTCTATCCTTCGCTTTGTTTATTTGAGGGTACAGTTATTTCGGTGGGAAGGGGTACTCCTTCTCCTTTTCAGGTTTTCGGTCATCCAGATTATCCAGAGAAAAATTACTCTTTTATACCTAAAAGCAAACCTGGAGCAAGTCTGAACCCTGAATATAAAAATTTAAGGTGTTTTGGGGTTGATTTAACCCGAACCTCCATCGACTCATTGTACCAAACTCATCAATTAAATCTGTCTTATTTGCTGGCGGCTTATCTGAAAATGAATAGCAAAGAGCTGTTTTTTAACGAATATTTTAATTTGCTGGCCGGAACGGATCAACTCCAAAAACAAATTCTTGCTGGGTTTACAGAAAAAGAAATCCGGGCTAGTTGGGAGCCCGGATTAAAAAATTTTGAAACAATTCGACAGAAGTATCTGATTTATCCCGAATAGTCTGTATAGGACTTTAATATCAGGAAATTCGACCAGGATAAACTTCCAGGGCTTTTTTCAGGCATTTCATGGCGATATCGAGCTGTTGCAGGTTAATTACATAGGCAATTCTTATCTCTTGCATTCCTAATCCTCCTTCGGTATAAAAGCCTGCACCGGGAGCTACCATAACGGTATTGCCATCGCAATTAAATTCGTCGAGAAGCCACATCGCAAATTTCTCAGCATTGTCGACGGGAAGTTTGGCCATGACATAAAATGCACCTTTAGGATTGGGGCAGAATACACCAGGCATTTCGTTAAGCGCTTTTACTACAAAATTCCGACGAGCCAGATACTCATTAAAAGTATTGCTCATGTATTCGTCCGAGGAGTCGAGTGCAGCCTCACCCGCAATTTGCCCCACATAGGGTGGAGATAATCTTGCCTGGCAAAATTTTAAGGCAGTATCTCGTAGGGACTTATTTTTGGTTACCAGGGCACCGGTGCGCAAGCCAGTGGCACTATATCGCTTGGAAAGGGAGTCGATTAAAATGGCATGGTTTTCAAGCCCATCGAGGTGCATGATGGAAGTGAAAGCCTCTCCATCGTATACAAATTCGCGGTAAACCTCGTCGGAGAGCAGAAACAAATCGTACTTTAATGCCAGATCTCTTATTTGCTCCAGTTCCTCGCGGCTGTATACATGACCGGTTGGGTTATTCGGGTTGCAAATAATGATACATTTTGTACGGTTGGTAATTTTTTTCTCGAACTCTTCTATGGGAGGAAGTCGAAAACCATCTTCAATTTTCGAGCTGATGGCTACCACTTTTACATCGGTAGAAGTGGCAAAGCTGTAATAATTGGCATAAAATGGTTCAGGAACCAGAATCTCATCACCTGCATTTAAACAGGTGAGCAAAGTAAGGGTAATGGCTTCTGACCCACCGGTAGTAATCAGAATATCCTCGTAACTTACATCAATGTTGATTTTTTGATAATATTCGGCCATCTTCCGTCTTAACGATTCCATTCCAGCACTATGGCTGTATTCAATTACCTGTACATTCATGTTCCGAATTGCCGCCAATGCCTTATCTGAAGTAGGAATATCGGGTTGCCCGATATTTAGTCGAATTACTTTTCTGCCGCTTTTCTCAGCTTTTTCAGCCAGCGGAACAAGCTTACGGATTGGGGAGTTCGGCATTAAATTCCCTCGATCGGAAATGGATGGCATAAATTTGAATGTTAATGGTTATTAAAAACAAAACTCACAAGCCTGTAAGGTGGACTTGTGAGTCTAATCAAGCTATTTCAGTTTTTTAATTATTGCGCCGCCGCTTTGGCTTCAACAGTACCTCTAATGCTAAGTGTAATGGGTATTTCAGAACCATTGGAGCTTACAGTAATGGATTTCGAAAAAGAACCTACTCGTCTTGTATCGTATTTCACTACTATATTTGATGATTGACCCGGAGCAATTGGTTCTTTCGGCCACTGAGGAATGGTGCAACCACATGAGCTACGCACATTCTCGAGGAGAAGTGGTTCGTTGCCTTCGTTTTTAAATTCAAACTCGTACGTACCGTTGCCATCTTGCTCGATGGTGCCAAAATCATGATTCAGATCTTTAAACTTAATTACAGGCCCCTGAGCATCAATATCCACATTTGGCTCAGCCTGGCTGGTTTGGGAACAACTTATACTGAATGAAGCTAAAGCTAACAAACAGAAGGTGAGAATCTTTTTCATAATTATTCTATTTATTGTGCAAAATTATAATTAATTCAATTCGATCTTATCTGCATTTTTAAGTTTAATAAATCAAATTTAATGCCAGCAGAAAGTGGCTGCTAATTTATTGCTATTTTTACGCAATTTTTAAAAAGTGCATGATTTTATTTTGGTTTTTTTACAACAATATTTATTCAAACAATAAGAGTATAAATGGAAATTGAAAGCAAATATAATCCCCGTATTGTAGAGGATAAATGGTACGCCGACTGGATGAAGAAGAATTATTTTAGTTCGCATCCCGATAAACGCGAGCCTTACACCATTGTAATTCCTCCACCCAATGTAACTGGCGTATTGCATATGGGGCATATGCTTAACAATACTATTCAGGATATTCTTATTCGGCGGGCCAGAATGTTAGGTAAAAATGCATGCTGGGTGCCGGGTACCGACCATGCCTCCATTGCCACCGAGGCAAAGGTTGTAAATAAACTTAAGGCCGAGGGTATAAACAAAGACCAGCTTACCCGCGACGAGTTTTTACAACATGCCTGGGCATGGAAAGAAAAGCATGGTGGCATTATTCTCGATCAGCTTAAGAAGCTGGGAGCCAGTTGCGACTGGAATCGTACAGCTTTTACTATGGACGAAGCCCGCAGTAAGGCAGTTATCAAATCTTTTGTCGAGTTGTACGAGCAAGGACTGATTTACCGCGGTGTGCGTATGGTAAACTGGGATCCTTCCGCGAAAACAGCGGTTTCCGATGAAGAGGTAATCTACAAAGAAGAACAATCCAAGTTATATTACTTACGCTACAAGGTAGAAGGTGAGGTAGATAATTATGTGGTAATTGCAACTACCCGGCCGGAAACTATACTTGGCGATACGGCGGTGTGTGTGAACCCCAGTGACGAAAGGTATAAGAATCTAAAAGGAAAAAGAGTGCTGGTGCCTCTTATCAACAGATCGGTACCGGTGATTGAAGACGACTATGTCGACATGGAATTTGGTACTGGCTGTTTAAAAATTACTCCCGCACACGATATTAACGATTATGAAATTGGCATGCGCCATAAACTGGAATCGATTGATATTTTTAACGATGACGGCACTTTAAGTGAAAAAGCACAATACCTGGTTGGAGAAGATCGGTTTGTTGCCCGTAAAAAAATAATTCCTGCATTAGAACAATCCGGAAATTTTGTGCGTGCCGACGATTATGTCAATAAAGTGGGTTATTCAGAGCGCACAGATGTGGTGATAGAGCCCAAACTTTCGACCCAATGGTTTTTGCGCATGGAAACATTGGCCCGTCCGGCACTTGAAACTGTGATGGAAGATAACATTAGTTTTTACCCTGCCAAGTTTAAGAACCTGTATCGGCATTGGATGGAAAACATTAAGGACTGGTGCATTAGCCGGCAGTTGTGGTGGGGGCACCGCATACCGGTTTATTACCTGGACAATGGTTCGTTTGTAGTAGCCGAAACCGCTGAAAAGGCGTTGACTTTAGCGAAAAACAATACAGGGAACTCTGCCTTAACTATGGCTGATTTAACTCAGGACGAAGATGTATTGGATACCTGGGCTTCGTCGTGGCTATGGCCCTATTCTGTTTTTCCAGAGAAAGAACAGGATTATTATTACCCAACCAACGATTTGGTTACTGCACCCGATATTATTTTTTTCTGGGTAGCCCGTATGATAATGGCAGGCTATGCTTTTAAAGGCCAAAAACCTTTTAATAATGTCTATTTCACCGGGATGGTGCGTGACAAATTGCGTCGTAAAATGTCGAAATCATTAGGCAATTCTCCTGACCCACTTGACCTGATTGAAAAATATGGGGCCGATGGAGTAAGAGTTGGAATGTTGCTCTGCTCACCTGCCGGAAACGATATTCTTTTCGATGAAAGCCTTACTGAGCAAGGACGAAATTTTTGCAATAAAATCTGGAATGCTTTCAGGTTGGTAAAGGGCTGGGAGGTTGACGCCTCGGCCACGCAACCCAAATCAGCTGCAGAAGCCATCGAGTGGTTTGATCATACCCTCAATAAAACCATTGAAATTCTCGACGATAATTTTGCGAAATTCAGAATCAGCGATGCATTGATGTTAGTTTACACTCTCGTACGCGATGATTTTTCCGGCTGGTTTCTCGAAGCCGTTAAACCAGAATATCAGAAACCAATAGATAAAAAAACTTACGATGCCACCGTGGGCTATTTCGATAAGGTAATGCGGTTGCTGCACCCGTTTATGCCCTTCATTACAGAGGAAATTTATCAACTTATTGAGAAGCGGCAAGATAACGATAGTATCATGATAGCCCAAATGCCTATGGCTGGAAAGGTTAATGAGGAGCTGATTGAGCTTTTTGAGCAGACTAAAGAACTGGTTGCTGCTGTGCGCAACATCCGTCAGGGCAAAAATATTCCCAACAAAGATTCCTTGGATATTCAGATAGTAGCTGACGAAAAAAGTTACAGAAAAGATTTTTTACCGGTTGTTCAGAAACTTGCCAATATCAATCGGATTGTATTTGTAGAAAAGGTAGACAGCGGAACGATAAATTTTTTAGTACGAACCACTGAATTTGGAATCCCTATGACCGAGCTAATCGATTCAGAAACAGAACGTAAGCGCCTGGAAGGGGAAATTAAGTATTATCAGGAATTTTTAGTTTCGGTGTGTAAAAAGCTTGAAAATGAAAAATTTGTGAGCAGTGCTCCTGCAGCAGTAGTTGAAAAGGAAAAGCAGAAACAGGCTGACGCCGAATTAAAAATAAAAACAATTGGAGAGCAATTGGGCAAACTAATCTAATCGAAAAAAAAGCCGCTTCGCATATTATTCGGGGCGGTTTTATTCGTGAGACTTAAATTTCATGAGTTCACGAAATGAAATTTTATAGTCGAATCCCGATTTACATCCGGGACTGAAAGTAGGTGCGCGGGTAAATACCACGCCTCTTGAGGCGAATAAAATCTTTTGCAGATATCCCGTCAGTTTGTTGCGGGGAGCTTCATTATTTGAATTGAAGCTGGATTATCCTTCAAAATAGATACCAACGAAAAAGTTTAAGGCGCTAACCGCTCACGTCTCCAACCGTCACTTTTTAGGATGTACTCAAAACGGTCGTGAAGCCTGTCAGGTCTGCCCTGCCAAAACTCGATCAGGTCTGGAGATAATTTGTAGCCACCCCAAAAATTTGGACGATTAATGCGAAATTGACTAAACTTTTTTTCGTATTCGTTTTTTAGTTTTTCGAGGTATTCGCGGTTAGGGATTGGCTTACTTTGCGGCGATGCCCAGGCACCGATCTTACTGCCTTCGGGGCGCACATTGAAATATTCGTCTGATTGTGCTTCTGGCAAACGTGTGATACTCCCTTCTATTCTGACCTGACGCTGAGCAACAGGCCAGTAAAATGCCATGGATGCTAAGGGGTTACGCGCCATTTGCTGGCTTTTTTTGCTCTCGTAATTTGTAAAAAAAATCAAACCTTCATTATCGTAGGCCTTTAAAAGCAAATAGCGGGTTGAATTTCTGCCATCGGGTGTTGAGGTGCCTAGCACAAAGGCATTGGGTTCGTATATTTCATTTTTTTGTGCATCACGAAACCATTGATCAAATTGTTCCATAGGATTCGATTTCAGATCGATGAGTTGAAGATTCGATTTATTGTAATCGCGGCGTATATGGAAAAATTTCTTCATTTGGCAATTTATTAATAATAAATGCTTAACATTTTCTACATGCTTTATGTTCAAAGATTGAAATAGCGTATTTCTGAAAAAGATATAGGGATATACCTCCAGAGGAAGTTTGAATCAATTGTTTTCAGCTGGTGCCTGGTTGTGCTTGAGCTTTGCATTGTTAATGGAAGCGTTAAGTTCAAAACCAATGAGCAGTGAAATGGCATTGAAGTTTAGCCAAAGCATAAGAGCTACCAGGGCACCAATAGACCCAAAAAACTTATTAAGCTGGGCAAAGTGGTCCATAAAATAAGTAAAGCCTAATGAGGATATAATGGTAAGCAAGGTGGCTAGTTTGGAGCCTGCTGAAAAGAATTTCCATTTGCCTCGCCGGCTTGGTCCGAAATAATACAATAAGGAAATTGAGATATAAGTAAGGACTATTAGCATAAGCCATTTTCCAAAATAGAAAAGCCATGGATTGATATCGAAAAAGCTCTCTTCGAAAAATGAAGCCAGCCACATTTTACTGATAAAAAATGCAGAACTTGCGATGGCCGCCAGGGCAAAAAACACAAACACAAGTGCAATAGAAACAGCTCTTTGTTTGTACCAACTGCGGGTTTCGATGGTGTGGTGAGTGGCATTAAATGCTTCTATGATTCCGTGTATTGCTTTTTGTGCGAAGAAGAGACTGGTAAGTAGTCCGAAAATTGGCAACCCCCCCCGCCTACGGAATATTTCATCCAACAAGGGCTCGATGGCAATGAATGAATTTTCGGGCATAATGTCGAATAGCACTGTCGAGAGAGTGGCTTCGAAATTATCAATAGGCAGATAAGGCAAAATGGCTAGAAAAAAAACCAAGGCAGGTCCGAGTGCCAATAAAAAATTAAAAGCTATCGAGGTGGCCCTTAAGTTTAAGGATCCTTTTCTTATTCCTTTTATAAAGAATTCTATTACATCAGACAAGCTCACATCATTAAAGCCAGAAAAGGAGGTTTTCTTCCACCGTATTTTTGCAGCCTGGCTTGCCTTCTTTACCCATTGGCCTATTATGTAGGAGTCAGATTTTCGCATCTTTTAAGAGACCACAGCTTTAAGGCTTAAGTCGAGGCTACGTATCTGATGCGTAAGTGCTCCAACCGAAATGTAATCCACCCCACAGCGGGCGTATTCTCGGATGTTGGCCAATGTAATTCCTCCGGATGATTCTGTTTCCAGTTTGCCCTGAATAAGTGAAAGGGCTTCTCTGGTTAGTTCCGGGCTGAAATTATCGAGCAATACGCGGTCAACTCCTCCAGTTTTTAAAACCTCTGCGATGTCAGCCAAGGAGCGTACCTCGCAAATAATTTTTAGGTTTAGCTGGTTTTTTTTGTTGTAATCTCTCGTCATTTCAATGGCTTTGCGAATCCCCCCCACATAATCGATATGGTTGTCTTTAATCATCATGGCATCGTAAAGGCCCATGCGATGGTTTACTCCTCCGCCATGTTTAACCGCTATTTTTTCCAGAATACGCAAACCGGGAGTGGTTTTGCGGGTGTCGAGTAGTTTGGTGTCGAGCCCTTTAATTGCTTCTACGTACTGTCTTGTTTGTGTGGCAATTCCGCTCATACGTTGAACAAGATTTAATACCAATCTTTCTGCTTGCAGAAGTGCCAAAATTTTTCCTTCGGCAATGTATACGATGTCATTCACTTGTATCGGTTCGCCATCGAAAAAGTATTGTTCTACTTTAATTTCCGGATCAAAACGTTTTAATATTTCGATGGAGATCTCTGCACCAGACAAGATACCCTCTTGTTTCACCAATAGTCGGGAAACTCCCTTTTTGTCTGATGGAAATATAGCAAGCGAGGTATAGTCGCCAGGGCCAATATCTTCGTTTATGGCACCTGAGATGAATGAGTCGAGGTAACTCTTAAGCTCCATCTTTGTCGATTCTTAATTGATGAATGAACGCATTGGTGGTTTCGCCTTTTATTAAAATGGTAACACGGTAGGTACCATTTCCTGTAACCAGTGTGCCAATAGCATATTTCGATTCGCCCTGGCCTCCTTTGTGTAAAACCGAAAAGCTTTTAGGAGCATTGTTTTTGAAAAAATCCTTCAGAATAATTTCTGCCTGGGTTTTGCTGTAAACATTGCTGGTAGAGCCAATACTGAGCTCAAGCGAAGGTTTAAAATAATTTGATATCAGGGAGGTGTTGCCAGTGCTAAATCCATTGATCAAATCCGTTGGTAAGTCCTGACAAGTTGCTTTTGTCGCCAATAGCATGACAAATACCAGCAATGAAAGAAGTTTTTTATTCCAATTCATCATTGTACTTTTGTTAGGGTGACTCAAAAAGCAAGCCAAATAAAAAGTAAAAATACAACATTTAGCGAACTCTGAAAACCAACTTATTACCAACCTGCGGAGATGCTATTCAGGTTGAACTTAGGTATGATTTTTTTATTATTGTAATTTGCATGAAAATCAATTGTTTATGTGTAAACCGTTCTGAAAGTCATCACCTCGATGCTTTGATAGAAGATTATATTGAACGGATAAAAAAGCAGGTTGATTTTAGTCTTGAATCCATCGATACTCCAAAGAATTTCAGTAAACTAAACCCTAACGAAAGGAAAAAGGCAGAGGGAGAACTTATTTTGAAGCGACTTGGTAAATCTGATTATATAATTCTTTTAGATGAAAAAGGGAAATCTTTTACTTCGCTTGAGTTTGCCAATCAATTGCAACGTCATTTTAATGCCGGACATAAAAATATTTATTTTGTAGTTGGCGGTGCCTATGGTTTTTCCGATGCTGTTTACAAAAGGGCCCAGGAGATGCTTTCGCTTTCGAAAATGACTACCACGCATCAGTTGGTGCGATTGATATTTGCCGAACAGATTTACCGGGCATTGTCGATTCTTAGCGGGCATCCATACCACAACGAATAGATTGGTGTGTTGATCAATTAATGAGGAACTTATAGGAATATGCTATAAATTTAGTGCCGGTGTAGTTACTACGTTCTTTTCGATAAGAGAAAAGACCAGCCAGCCGGAAGAATGTTTTTTTACTTAGTAGATTAAAATGAATCAGAATACTCTCCGAAATTTTTACATCGCTATTCTGTTGCTAGCTCTTTCTGTGACACTTGTAAAATTGCCAGGAAAGATTGAGACCCGCACATGGCATGTAAAAAAAGCTCAGAAAGCCTTTATCGAAAAGCTCGAAAAGGCTACTGAACTGATTCAATTGGTTGATAAGGAATTTCATTCGCAATACGTAACCAATCGCGATGATTATTATTTTAAACATGGTGTAAGCGCCTTTTTATTTCGCGGAGACACACTTATAGCCTGGTCTGATAACAATGTGGCAGTTGAAAAAATTGTTACAGATACACTTAATGAAAATGGTGTTGTAAGCATTTTTTCGAGCAGCTATTATTATTTCAAGAGGCCGGTTGGTTTAGAAGAAGGACTTGGCCTGGTATTGCTTGAAAACAATTTTCCGCATAAAAATCGTTTCGTAGTCAATGGTATGCATCCTGGGTTTAAACTGCCAAAAGGAGTAATCATTGCTCAAAAACAAATTAAGAACAGTTTGCCCCTAAAAGATCAGGACGGAAAGATTGTCTTTTTCCTTGATTTTACGCATGCATCAAAAGATATTAATCGCAATTTGCTGGTACTAGCAACTCTTTTGTTTTTTACCGGAATTTATTTTTTGCTTCAATATTTGCGCATATACCTGAAATACATGAACGCTAAAAAGCGCTCATGGGCCCTGCTGTTAGTGGCTGGTGCATTGGTACTTGCGCGTATCGGATTGCTGTTTACAGCTTGGCCCGCTGATTTTTATCTTTTATTTGATCCCTATATCTATGCTTCTGCATGGGCTCCCTCGCTGGGCGATTTGATGCTTCACACAATCCTCTTTCTATTTATTATTTACCTCGTTTACAGGTATGTGAGAGTGCCCGCAGTATTGGTTTCCGGTTCTTCAGGCCAGGCTGTATGGATTTTGTTTTTTAACCTGATATTTCTCTTGGTGCTGGCCTATGCCATTTTTTCGTCTACAAGTCTTATTGCCAATTCGAGTTTAAAAATACTGGTACAAAATATCAGTCAACTGAAACTGCCTGTTATAATCGCTTATATCATTTTCTCATTAAACTTTTTTGCGGTATTGCTCATTGCACTCTGGATATTTAAAAATCTTGCAGAAATAAAGCTCTACCGATTGGTTATTAATTGTGGAATCCTGCTGTCGGTAGCTTATTTTATGAGTTTTGCAGTGAAATTGCCCTTTGAACTTTATTCTGTACTATTTGCTTTTATTTTATATTCCTTGTTGGCCTACATGCAGCGACACCTGCAACGGAATACAATTTTTTCGACCCTGATGGTATTTCTGTTGTTGTTTTCGGTTTACATCTTGTTTTTTACTGTAAAAACAGGCGGGCAGAAAGAGTATCAGCAGAACAGGTCATTGGCCATTGGGTTATCTGCCGAACATGATCCGGTGGCAGAGTATTTCTTTCGCGAACTATCGCGTGATTTGGAATCAGATACAGCTATCGTCAGGAATTTAGAGCCAGATGCCTTTGATATCGTTTCATTTTACGATTACCTTAGAAAAAAACACTTAGACGGGTATTGGAAAAACTACGATTTTACTGTAACAGTGTGCCGGCCTATTGACAGTGTACTCGTTAGCAGTGGAAGTTTATTTTTGTATCCCTGCTATACTTTTTTTGAAGAAATTATTCAATCCAGTGGCAT
It contains:
- a CDS encoding DUF4783 domain-containing protein; translation: MMNWNKKLLSLLVFVMLLATKATCQDLPTDLINGFSTGNTSLISNYFKPSLELSIGSTSNVYSKTQAEIILKDFFKNNAPKSFSVLHKGGQGESKYAIGTLVTGNGTYRVTILIKGETTNAFIHQLRIDKDGA
- a CDS encoding 23S rRNA (pseudouridine(1915)-N(3))-methyltransferase RlmH — its product is MKINCLCVNRSESHHLDALIEDYIERIKKQVDFSLESIDTPKNFSKLNPNERKKAEGELILKRLGKSDYIILLDEKGKSFTSLEFANQLQRHFNAGHKNIYFVVGGAYGFSDAVYKRAQEMLSLSKMTTTHQLVRLIFAEQIYRALSILSGHPYHNE
- the pdxH gene encoding pyridoxamine 5'-phosphate oxidase produces the protein MKKFFHIRRDYNKSNLQLIDLKSNPMEQFDQWFRDAQKNEIYEPNAFVLGTSTPDGRNSTRYLLLKAYDNEGLIFFTNYESKKSQQMARNPLASMAFYWPVAQRQVRIEGSITRLPEAQSDEYFNVRPEGSKIGAWASPQSKPIPNREYLEKLKNEYEKKFSQFRINRPNFWGGYKLSPDLIEFWQGRPDRLHDRFEYILKSDGWRRERLAP
- the nadC gene encoding carboxylating nicotinate-nucleotide diphosphorylase, whose translation is MELKSYLDSFISGAINEDIGPGDYTSLAIFPSDKKGVSRLLVKQEGILSGAEISIEILKRFDPEIKVEQYFFDGEPIQVNDIVYIAEGKILALLQAERLVLNLVQRMSGIATQTRQYVEAIKGLDTKLLDTRKTTPGLRILEKIAVKHGGGVNHRMGLYDAMMIKDNHIDYVGGIRKAIEMTRDYNKKNQLNLKIICEVRSLADIAEVLKTGGVDRVLLDNFSPELTREALSLIQGKLETESSGGITLANIREYARCGVDYISVGALTHQIRSLDLSLKAVVS
- a CDS encoding valine--tRNA ligase — its product is MEIESKYNPRIVEDKWYADWMKKNYFSSHPDKREPYTIVIPPPNVTGVLHMGHMLNNTIQDILIRRARMLGKNACWVPGTDHASIATEAKVVNKLKAEGINKDQLTRDEFLQHAWAWKEKHGGIILDQLKKLGASCDWNRTAFTMDEARSKAVIKSFVELYEQGLIYRGVRMVNWDPSAKTAVSDEEVIYKEEQSKLYYLRYKVEGEVDNYVVIATTRPETILGDTAVCVNPSDERYKNLKGKRVLVPLINRSVPVIEDDYVDMEFGTGCLKITPAHDINDYEIGMRHKLESIDIFNDDGTLSEKAQYLVGEDRFVARKKIIPALEQSGNFVRADDYVNKVGYSERTDVVIEPKLSTQWFLRMETLARPALETVMEDNISFYPAKFKNLYRHWMENIKDWCISRQLWWGHRIPVYYLDNGSFVVAETAEKALTLAKNNTGNSALTMADLTQDEDVLDTWASSWLWPYSVFPEKEQDYYYPTNDLVTAPDIIFFWVARMIMAGYAFKGQKPFNNVYFTGMVRDKLRRKMSKSLGNSPDPLDLIEKYGADGVRVGMLLCSPAGNDILFDESLTEQGRNFCNKIWNAFRLVKGWEVDASATQPKSAAEAIEWFDHTLNKTIEILDDNFAKFRISDALMLVYTLVRDDFSGWFLEAVKPEYQKPIDKKTYDATVGYFDKVMRLLHPFMPFITEEIYQLIEKRQDNDSIMIAQMPMAGKVNEELIELFEQTKELVAAVRNIRQGKNIPNKDSLDIQIVADEKSYRKDFLPVVQKLANINRIVFVEKVDSGTINFLVRTTEFGIPMTELIDSETERKRLEGEIKYYQEFLVSVCKKLENEKFVSSAPAAVVEKEKQKQADAELKIKTIGEQLGKLI
- a CDS encoding YihY/virulence factor BrkB family protein; this translates as MRKSDSYIIGQWVKKASQAAKIRWKKTSFSGFNDVSLSDVIEFFIKGIRKGSLNLRATSIAFNFLLALGPALVFFLAILPYLPIDNFEATLSTVLFDIMPENSFIAIEPLLDEIFRRRGGLPIFGLLTSLFFAQKAIHGIIEAFNATHHTIETRSWYKQRAVSIALVFVFFALAAIASSAFFISKMWLASFFEESFFDINPWLFYFGKWLMLIVLTYISISLLYYFGPSRRGKWKFFSAGSKLATLLTIISSLGFTYFMDHFAQLNKFFGSIGALVALMLWLNFNAISLLIGFELNASINNAKLKHNQAPAENN